A region of Streptomyces paludis DNA encodes the following proteins:
- the aroA gene encoding 3-phosphoshikimate 1-carboxyvinyltransferase: MSPVETDPRLKAESVTIRPLSTFRETVQVLGSKSYSNRYLALAALSGEPTVIEGALVCDDTTYLADALTRFGHVDVDVDAAGERITVTPTGRPMRAPEEDVYVGAAGTPIRILIAMAGHAEGATVLTGTARMQERPMGSLLDALPGLGVLAEALRGNGSPPVRVTGPSFRGGSTRISGAVSSQFTSSLLINATRAEQDTEIHIVDELVSKPYVDMTVAALAEMGVKVERDGYRRFAVAAGQKLRGGTVRVEPDASGMSYFLAAAAVLGGTVTIPGIGAGSHQGDVGLVAALTRMGCTADVTDDSITLTGGDLRGIDIDMETMPDVVPTLAVVAAFAEGTTHISNIASLRIKECDRITAVATELRKMGVAVEEHADALTITGGTPHDAVIDTYDDHRIAMCFAVAGLRTPGVVIKDPGCVAKSFPTFWKKLDTLAGPTTSTL, from the coding sequence TTGAGTCCTGTCGAGACCGATCCGAGACTGAAGGCCGAGAGCGTCACGATCAGGCCGCTGAGCACCTTCCGGGAAACCGTTCAGGTCCTCGGCTCCAAGAGCTACTCCAACCGCTACCTCGCCCTGGCCGCGCTCTCCGGCGAGCCGACCGTCATCGAGGGCGCCCTCGTCTGCGACGACACCACGTACCTCGCCGACGCGCTGACCCGGTTCGGCCACGTCGACGTCGACGTCGACGCGGCCGGGGAGCGCATCACCGTCACACCGACCGGCCGTCCCATGCGCGCCCCCGAGGAGGACGTGTACGTCGGCGCGGCCGGCACCCCGATCCGGATCCTCATCGCGATGGCCGGGCACGCCGAGGGCGCCACCGTCCTCACCGGAACCGCCCGGATGCAGGAGCGGCCGATGGGCTCCCTGCTCGACGCGCTGCCGGGCCTCGGAGTCCTGGCGGAAGCCTTACGGGGCAACGGCAGCCCGCCCGTCCGGGTCACCGGACCGAGCTTCCGGGGCGGCTCGACGCGCATCAGCGGGGCCGTCAGCTCGCAGTTCACCTCCAGCCTGCTGATCAACGCCACGCGCGCCGAGCAGGACACCGAGATCCACATCGTCGACGAGTTGGTCTCCAAGCCGTACGTCGACATGACGGTGGCCGCCCTCGCGGAGATGGGTGTGAAGGTCGAGCGGGACGGCTACAGACGGTTCGCCGTCGCCGCGGGCCAGAAGTTGCGCGGCGGTACGGTCCGGGTGGAGCCCGATGCCTCCGGCATGTCCTACTTCCTCGCCGCCGCCGCGGTCCTCGGCGGCACCGTCACCATTCCCGGCATCGGCGCGGGATCGCACCAGGGGGACGTCGGTCTGGTCGCCGCCCTGACCCGGATGGGATGCACGGCGGACGTCACCGACGACTCCATCACCCTGACCGGAGGTGACCTGCGCGGGATCGACATCGACATGGAGACGATGCCGGACGTGGTGCCGACACTCGCCGTCGTCGCGGCCTTCGCCGAAGGCACCACCCACATCAGCAACATTGCCAGCCTGCGGATCAAGGAGTGCGACCGGATCACCGCCGTCGCCACCGAGCTGCGGAAGATGGGCGTCGCCGTCGAGGAGCACGCCGACGCGCTGACCATCACCGGCGGTACGCCCCACGACGCCGTCATCGACACCTACGACGACCACCGGATCGCCATGTGCTTCGCCGTCGCAGGGCTCCGTACGCCAGGGGTAGTGATCAAGGACCCGGGATGTGTCGCGAAGTCCTTCCCGACCTTCTGGAAGAAGCTGGACACCCTCGCCGGCCCGACCACCAGCACCCTGTGA
- a CDS encoding ArsR/SmtB family transcription factor: protein MAKMFKALGDSIRLRLFSMIASAAGEEACVCDLTGSFDLSAPTISYHLKILREAGLVTSERRGTWVYYRARRDRLSLLSGLLAVEPVPETCGV from the coding sequence ATGGCCAAGATGTTCAAGGCGCTGGGCGACTCGATCAGGCTGCGGCTGTTCTCCATGATCGCTTCCGCCGCCGGGGAGGAGGCCTGCGTCTGTGATCTGACCGGCTCCTTCGATCTCTCCGCGCCGACGATCTCGTACCACCTCAAGATCCTGCGGGAGGCCGGGCTCGTCACCTCCGAGCGCCGCGGCACCTGGGTCTACTACCGCGCCCGGCGCGACCGGCTGAGCCTGCTGTCCGGCCTTCTCGCGGTGGAGCCGGTTCCCGAGACCTGCGGCGTCTGA
- a CDS encoding helix-turn-helix transcriptional regulator: protein MSQPLGLDELTHAVYRFALGRPGCTSEDVLGGLDAPRDAVQRSVDRLLGLSLLRPLSGTLVPAKPSLALRTVLQQRQAEIMSKQQEFADIKEAADRLAEEYEVAQPSTSHSGWERLESQAAVLARMERLAGRATAGCMSLLPAETVGEEALLARRPLDQHMLERGLSVWNIHLESVYNDRAALGYARWLARDGGRVGTVPTLPMWLVVYDRATALVPIDPRNPAAGAVQVSGAGFLAGLVALFERLCETMRPLDSQSRGAQDQPTPMEKEILRLMSQGLTDDAVRKKLGVGLRTARRMIADLMERLDARSRFEAGANAVDRGWLQPCACTGDRVLPSQQPEPSATAAPAPGALRAVSPL, encoded by the coding sequence ATGTCGCAACCGCTGGGACTCGACGAACTCACACACGCGGTCTACCGCTTCGCGCTCGGCCGTCCGGGCTGCACCTCCGAGGATGTGCTGGGCGGGCTGGACGCGCCTCGCGACGCCGTCCAGCGCAGTGTGGACCGGCTGCTGGGACTCTCCCTGCTCCGCCCTCTCTCGGGAACCCTGGTCCCGGCGAAACCCTCTCTGGCCCTGCGGACCGTGCTCCAGCAGCGGCAGGCCGAAATCATGAGCAAGCAGCAGGAGTTCGCCGACATCAAGGAGGCGGCCGACCGGCTGGCCGAGGAGTACGAGGTCGCCCAGCCCTCGACGTCGCACTCCGGCTGGGAGCGGCTGGAGTCGCAGGCCGCGGTGCTGGCCCGGATGGAGCGCCTGGCCGGCCGGGCGACGGCCGGGTGCATGTCCCTGCTGCCCGCGGAGACCGTCGGGGAGGAAGCACTGCTCGCCCGGCGCCCGCTCGACCAACACATGCTGGAGCGCGGTCTCTCCGTCTGGAACATCCATCTGGAGAGCGTCTACAACGATCGCGCAGCCCTCGGCTACGCCCGCTGGCTGGCGCGGGACGGCGGACGGGTGGGAACGGTACCAACCCTGCCGATGTGGCTTGTCGTCTACGACCGCGCCACCGCTCTTGTACCGATAGACCCCCGGAATCCTGCGGCGGGAGCCGTCCAGGTGAGCGGGGCGGGGTTCCTAGCGGGCCTGGTGGCGCTCTTCGAGCGGCTCTGCGAGACCATGCGGCCGCTGGACTCACAGAGCCGCGGTGCACAGGACCAGCCCACCCCCATGGAGAAGGAGATTCTCCGTCTGATGAGCCAGGGGCTGACCGACGACGCCGTACGCAAGAAGCTCGGCGTGGGTCTGCGCACCGCCCGCCGCATGATCGCGGACCTGATGGAACGCCTGGACGCTCGCAGCAGGTTCGAGGCGGGGGCCAACGCCGTCGACCGCGGCTGGCTGCAGCCGTGCGCCTGCACCGGCGACCGGGTCCTCCCGTCCCAGCAGCCCGAGCCGTCAGCGACGGCCGCCCCGGCACCGGGGGCACTGCGCGCAGTCTCGCCCCTCTGA
- a CDS encoding molybdopterin-containing oxidoreductase family protein yields MTNSNTPVSRRKLVQGAALTSAALMVGTSPADAAGESTATAPAPTADGAESLNFTEGSAAMEPDRTVTSACQFCNANCSLLVDVRADRVIAVRSGADDPVQNGNICVKAPMMAELVHNPLRLTHPLIRTGGRKGSKDSTFRRATWDEALDVIARQLLALRDKGEAASVANRTTGRLPRGTGSLVARLFALLGSPNNTDVGPVCNDAGGNALRATFGLGNFTNGYGTDGATGKDDLGSADYYLFLGTNQAETHPVTFDYLLRGRARTGARLVVVDPRRTATAAVADDWIAPKPHTDLALALGILHHILDQGLHDREFVTRWVLGFDELKAHMAASGYTPEWAAAVTDVPAATIRRTARDYARARSAALFCNAGISHQLGAFDTYRVLTFLAAVTGNIGKLGAGCNFMHNTWPGDLHLPALTVRTPDPGQALPVGPDYFAQSVLTGRPYRLKALITQGNPLISSANTEKVQEAYRRLDFYVYTGLFMEEAAYYADVVLPVSSPLEYDGVYMRRDDRAIRWQHAAVPRCGESRPDWEIWIDLAHALGRNDRRKGSAYWTDAFPRAWKDYSVLWAEFVRNTPGMGGMTERRMRGRTEPLRWPCPTPSHPGVSALYQDHPSWYAAAVSLGGAPGRRFLTPSGKIEIFTSALDQSLAVAGHRALPDFYTHPEVTGAHPTIAYEKRFVTSPVNPQALTHPVRLGVRGDGAVHRAYPLMGMTGRPGVAHFATVTHWTPTGARLNGIRFLQIHPATARRLGIDDRDEVVVESPRGRVTATALYWPGIREDTVFIPNTFGPAQHLAEELGGTRYEAVNALVDDQYYDNLSGQQAYKCFACRVTKRPS; encoded by the coding sequence GTGACGAACAGCAACACCCCAGTCAGCAGGCGAAAGTTAGTTCAAGGCGCCGCGCTCACCAGTGCGGCGCTGATGGTGGGCACGTCGCCGGCCGACGCGGCGGGTGAGTCCACGGCCACCGCGCCCGCCCCCACGGCCGATGGGGCGGAGTCGCTGAACTTCACCGAGGGTTCGGCGGCCATGGAACCCGACCGGACCGTGACCAGCGCCTGCCAGTTCTGCAACGCGAACTGCTCGCTCTTGGTCGACGTGCGGGCCGACCGCGTCATCGCCGTACGGAGCGGCGCCGACGACCCCGTACAGAACGGCAACATCTGTGTGAAGGCCCCGATGATGGCGGAGTTGGTGCACAACCCGCTGCGCCTGACCCATCCGCTGATCCGCACCGGCGGCCGCAAGGGCTCCAAGGACTCCACCTTCCGCCGAGCCACCTGGGACGAGGCGCTCGACGTCATCGCCCGGCAGCTCCTCGCCCTTCGAGACAAGGGCGAGGCCGCGTCCGTCGCCAACCGCACCACTGGTCGGCTGCCCCGTGGCACCGGCTCCCTCGTGGCCCGGCTCTTCGCCCTGCTGGGCAGCCCGAACAACACGGACGTCGGGCCCGTGTGCAACGACGCCGGGGGAAACGCCCTCAGGGCGACCTTCGGCCTGGGCAACTTCACCAACGGTTACGGAACCGACGGCGCCACCGGGAAGGACGACCTGGGCTCGGCCGACTACTACCTCTTCCTCGGCACCAACCAGGCCGAGACCCACCCCGTCACCTTCGACTACCTGCTGCGCGGCCGCGCGCGGACGGGCGCCCGTCTGGTAGTGGTCGACCCCCGGCGGACCGCGACCGCCGCGGTCGCCGATGACTGGATCGCGCCCAAACCCCACACCGATCTCGCGCTCGCCCTGGGGATCCTCCACCACATCCTCGACCAAGGCCTCCACGATCGGGAGTTCGTCACACGGTGGGTACTCGGATTCGACGAACTCAAGGCGCACATGGCGGCGTCCGGCTATACCCCGGAGTGGGCAGCCGCCGTCACCGATGTCCCCGCCGCGACCATCCGCCGTACCGCCCGCGACTACGCCCGCGCCCGATCCGCGGCGCTCTTCTGCAACGCCGGGATCTCCCACCAGCTCGGGGCCTTCGACACCTATCGCGTCCTCACCTTCCTGGCGGCCGTGACCGGGAACATCGGCAAGCTCGGCGCCGGCTGCAACTTCATGCACAACACCTGGCCCGGAGACCTCCACCTGCCGGCGCTGACCGTACGGACCCCCGACCCCGGCCAGGCCCTCCCTGTCGGCCCGGACTACTTCGCCCAGTCCGTACTGACCGGCCGGCCCTACCGTCTGAAGGCCCTCATCACCCAGGGCAACCCGCTCATCTCCTCCGCCAACACGGAGAAGGTCCAGGAGGCCTACCGGCGGCTCGACTTCTACGTCTACACCGGCCTGTTCATGGAGGAGGCCGCGTACTACGCGGACGTCGTCCTGCCCGTCAGCTCCCCGCTGGAGTACGACGGGGTCTACATGCGGCGCGACGACCGGGCGATCCGCTGGCAGCACGCCGCCGTACCACGTTGCGGCGAGTCCAGGCCGGACTGGGAGATCTGGATCGACCTCGCCCACGCCCTGGGCCGCAACGACCGGCGCAAAGGTTCGGCGTACTGGACCGACGCGTTCCCGCGCGCCTGGAAGGACTACTCCGTCCTGTGGGCCGAGTTCGTCCGGAACACCCCGGGGATGGGCGGGATGACGGAGCGGCGCATGCGCGGGCGGACCGAACCGCTGCGCTGGCCCTGTCCCACACCGAGCCACCCCGGCGTCAGCGCTCTCTACCAGGACCATCCCTCCTGGTACGCGGCGGCGGTGTCGCTCGGCGGCGCGCCGGGGCGGAGGTTCCTCACCCCCAGCGGCAAGATCGAGATCTTCACGTCGGCGCTCGACCAGAGCCTCGCCGTGGCCGGCCACCGGGCCCTTCCCGACTTCTACACCCACCCCGAGGTGACGGGCGCGCACCCGACGATCGCGTACGAGAAGCGGTTCGTCACCAGTCCGGTCAACCCGCAGGCCCTCACCCACCCGGTGAGGCTGGGGGTGCGGGGCGACGGCGCGGTGCACCGCGCCTATCCGCTGATGGGGATGACGGGCCGCCCCGGGGTGGCCCACTTCGCCACGGTCACCCACTGGACGCCCACCGGCGCACGGCTCAACGGGATCCGCTTCCTGCAGATCCACCCGGCCACCGCCCGGCGGCTGGGCATCGACGACCGGGACGAGGTCGTCGTGGAGAGCCCGCGCGGCCGGGTCACGGCCACCGCGCTGTACTGGCCGGGCATCCGCGAGGACACCGTGTTCATCCCGAACACCTTCGGCCCCGCCCAGCATCTCGCCGAGGAGCTCGGCGGCACCCGGTACGAAGCCGTGAACGCCCTCGTCGATGACCAGTACTACGACAACCTCTCCGGCCAGCAGGCCTACAAGTGCTTCGCCTGCCGGGTCACCAAGCGACCCTCCTGA